ACAGGCGGAGCGCGGCACAATCAAATTGAAGCGCGGCGCGGGAGCGGGCGTCTCGCCTTCCAATTCCGCGCATTGCATCTGCCATTTCTGCTCCAGCATTTTCGGCAGACGGTGGATGACGACATTGAGAAAACTGCCCATCATCAAGCCCAACACCAGGCAGGCGATGACCAACGCCAAGGGCGATGTTTGCAAGAGATGGAAAAACGCCATGATTGATTCAGCGGTACGTTAGGGGAGGTTGCAACTTTAGCGGGTATCGGCTGCCGCATGCTGCACAGCCGCGGCGGCGGTTTACACCAACCGCTGTTTTCGGGCCCGGGCTGTTCGTTTTGCGGCCGGAAAGGCTTTATTCCTTTTACACCGCCTGGCCCATCTTGAAGATCGGCAGATACATGGCGATCACCAGGCCGCCGATCAGCGTGCCCAGTACCACCATGATCACCGGCTCCATCAGGCTGGAGAGCGCATCCACTGCGTCGTCGACATCGCCTTCGAAGAAGTCCGCCACCTTGCCGAGCATGCTGTCGAGGGAGCCGGATTCTTCGCCGATGGCCACCATCTGCAGCACCATGTTGGGGAACACCCGGCTGTTTTGCATCGCCACGGTAAGACTGGTGCCGGTGGTGACTTCGCTTTGGATCTGCTTGGTCGCCTCGTAGTAGACAAAGTTGCCGGCAGCGCCCGCCACGGAGTCCAGCGCTTCCACCAGCGGCACGCCGGCGGCAAACATGGTGGAAAGCGTGCGGGTCCAGCGGGCAATGGTGGCTTTTTGGATCAGTGGTCCGAATACTGGCAGTTTCAGCATCAGGCGGTCCATGAAGGCCTGCATTTTCTCGGAGCGCTTCCAGGTGTAGAAAAAGAACCACAGGCCAAAGCCGATTCCGCCAAATATCGCGTACCAGTATTTGACGAAAAAGTCCGAAATCGCCATCACCACAAGTGTTGGCGTGGGAAGGTCTGCGCCGAAACCGGAAAAGAGATCCTTGAATGCCGGGATGACAAAGATCATGATCACCGCGGTGATGATGAACGCCACCACCACAATCGATATCGGGTAAAACAGCGCCGATTTTATTTTGCTCTTGATGGCAAGAATTTTTTCCTTGTAGGTGGCCAGGCGATCCAGCAGGGTGTCGAGAATACCGGCCGCTTCGCCCGCGCCCACCAGGTTGCAAAACAAGCTGTCGAAGTACAACGGATATTTCCTGAACGCCTGGCTCAGGCTGCTGCCGGTTTCCACGTCGGTCTTGATGTCGAGCAGGAGTTTGGACACCGCCGGGTTGCTGTTTCCCTTGCCGACGATATCGAAGGCCTGCAGCAGCGGGACCCCCGATTTCATCATAGTTGCCAGTTGTCGCGTGAATAGAGTGATGTCTTTGTCTCTAACTTTGCCGCGGCCAAGGCGCTGCCTCTTGACTTTGGTGACTTGAACGCCCTGGCGCCGTAGCGAAGCCCGGACCACGGCTTCGCCGCCGGCCTTCATCTGACCGGAGATGGTTTTGCCTGACTTGTCCTTGCCTTCCCAGGCAAACAGTAATTCCTTGACGTCTTTTTTTGCCGCTGCGGTTGCTGCGGTTGCCATGTGTGTCTCCTTAGTTACTGCTGACGGTTTTGCTTCAAGCCCGGCTTATTTTATACATACCGCCCGCACTTGGTGCATGTCAGTGAGCCCATGCAGTACCTTTTCGATTCCGTCCTGTTTCAGTGTGCGCATGCCTTCGGAAAGGGCGGTCACCAGTATTTCCGCGACACGCGCATGTTCCTGGATATTTTTCTTAAGCATATCGGTGCCGACGAGAAGCTCATGCAGGCCGATCCGTCCGCGGTAGCCGGTGCCACTGCAATTATCGCAGCCTACCGGCTCGTAAAGCGTGAACTGGCCTTTGTTGTCGGCAAACTGTTTCACCCATTCGCCATGGATTTCCTTGATTGCCGCGTTCGGGTCTTTTTGCCAAACCGGGGTATTTTTGAGTTCCTCACAATATTCCATCAGAAGCAGCTTGGTTTCATCCGCGGTGGCAACGTGCGCTTTCTTGCAGCTGGAGCAGATCTGCTTGGCCAGGCGCTGCGCCAGCACTCCCAGCAGCGCGTCGGCGAAGTTGAACGGGTCCATGCCCATGTCCAGCAGCCGGACGATGGACTCCGGCGCGCTGTTGGTGTGCAAGGTGGCAAACACCAGGTGGCCGGTTAACGACGCCTCGATGCCGATGGAGACAGTTTCCTTGTCGCGCATCTCGCCGACCATGATCACATCCGGATCACAACGCAGGAACGCGCGCATGGCTGTGGCGAAATTAAGCCCTGCCTTGGGATTCATTTGCACCTGGCGCAGGCCTTCCTGGGTGATTTCCACCGGGTCTTCCGCGGTCCAGATCTTGGTTTCCGGGGTGTTGAGATAGCTCAGCACCGAGTGCAGCGTGGTGGTCTTGCCGGAACCGGTCGGGCCGCACACTAAAAAAAAGCCGTAGGGCTTGCTGACGATTTCTTTGAGCGTTTTCAGATTGCGCGCATTCAAGCCCAGGTTATCAATCGGAATCGGCTTGCCGGCGGAAAGTATCCGCATCACTACATCTTCCATTCCGCCCTGGGTCGGACAGGTGGCGACCCGCAACTCGACATCCAGAGGACCAAATTTCTTGAACTTGATCTTGCCGTCCTGTGGCTTGCGCTTTTCCGAGATGTCCAGGTCGCACATGATTTTGATTCGCGCGATCAGCGCCTGGCGGTAATTCGACGGGACTTCAATATAGGGTAGCAACGACCCGTCCTTGCGGAAACGGATCTTGGTTTTCTGCTTGCCCGGACGGGGCTCGATGTGAATGTCGGACGCGCCCTGGTTGTAGGCATCAACGACGATTTTGTTGACGAGCTTGACCAGTTCGTTGTCCGCCGCTGCGGAGACATCGTCGCCGACGCCTTCCTCCGCGACTTCCTCATCGAGATTGCCCAGCAGATCGCCGATGGAGCCGGAATCTTGGGCGACCAGTTTGTCGATGTTGGCCTCGGCAGACTCAACGGCTTTGTTAATAAGCGGGCCGAGCTTGTCATCCTCGACCGCGACGGGTTCCACCGTCAACCCGGTCTTGAACTTGATTTCATCCAGCACCGCCAGGTTGGTGGGATCGGAAAGCCCGACAAACAGCCGGTTGCCGCGCTTGAATAAGGGCAACGCCCGCCCGCCGCGCATTATTTTTTCGTCGAGCACGCCCTTGGGAAAATGTCCGGAATCGATGGCGTTGAGATCGAGCTGCGGGTAGCCGAAGGTTTGCGAGACGAACTCGCAAACTTCAACTGCCCTGATTTTGTTGGTTTGTATCAGTTGCTCCACAAAGCCGATGCCGGAACTGGCGGCTTTGGCCTGGATGGCTTCGGCGTCAACCGGCAGCAGGCGGCCCTTTTGCACCAGGGTGCGCGCCAGACTGCTCAGGCTGCTCAGGCTGCTTTGTATGGTGGCGACCATTTTTGCTCCGGTTTTGTGAAAAAAATCACAAAAAACAAATAGAAATAATGCACTTGTCAATGTGCTTTGTAAAGACGGGCGCCCCGGCCGCAAGGGCTATTGCGGCTCGATGACCTGCTGGGGGTAAAAGCGCACTACTTTTACCACCCGATCCTGGGTTTGCACGATTTCCACCGGGTAGCCGGCGATTTTCAGGCTGGTGCCGGTTTCGGGAATGTCACGGAAATGCTCGAGGATCAGGCCGTTCAGGGTTTTCGGCCCGTCCAGCGGCAATTTCAGTCCAAGCTTGCGGTTGAGGTCGCGCAGCAGACTGCCGCCTTCGACCAGGAAACTGCCGTCTTGCTGCTCGTGCAGCATCAGACTTTTCGCCGGCGAATGCGTGGTGAATTCGCCGACGATTTCCTCAACTATGTCTTCGATGGTGACCAGCCCCATCAGCTCACCGTATTCGTCCACCACCAAGCCCAGGCGGTCCTGGTTTTCCTGGAACAGCTGCAATTGCGAAAACAAGGGTGTACCGGCCGGAATGAAATAGGCTTCGCGCAACATCCCGCGCAGGTTCTCAGCGTTGAACTGCTGCTCGAGGCCCAAATTGAGCGCTTTGCGCACGTGGAGAATGCCGACGATGTTGTCCAATTGACTCTGGTACACCGGCAGCCGGGTGTGATAGCAGGTGGCAAGCTGGCGGCGTATCACCTCTTGCGGCGCTTCGATGTCGACGGCCTCAATGTGGTTGCGCGGCGTCATCACGTCGTTCACCGTGATGTTTTCCAGCTCTAACAGGTTCAACAGGATGCTTTGGTGTTTTTGCGGAATGAAATGGCTTGCTTCCAGCACCAGCGTGCGCAGTTCTTCAAGGCTGAGTTTGTGCGCCTCCACGGCGGGTTTGAATCGCAGCAGCCAAAGCAAGGCTTTGGCGAAAAGGTTAACGATCCACACCGCGGGGTAAGACAGCTTGAGCAGCGGCGTGAGCAGATAGCTTGCCGGGAGGGCGATGCGCTCGGGCTGGGAGGCGCCGATGATTTTCGGCGTGATTTCGCTGAACACCAGCAGCATGAAGGTGATGCACACGGTGCTCAAGCCCAGCACGATTTCCTTATCACCAAAAAGCTGCACGGCGATAATGGTGCTCAAGGTGGTGGCCGCGGCGTTGAGCAAGGTGTTGCCGAGCAGAATCACGCCGAGCAGCTTGTCGGTTTGCGCGAGCAGCTGCGAGGTGAGCTTGGCGCCGCGGCTGCCGACTTGCACCAGGTGCCTCAACCGGTAGCGGTTGAGCGCCATCATGCTGGTTTCGGAGATGGAGAAAAACGCGGAGATAATAAGGAGCAAGCCGAGCGCAGCAAATAATACGCTTATGGGAATTTCATCCAAAGGGATTTAACGATCGAGTAAGGAGACGAATTGAGTATCAGTTGCGCGCTTGCTTCTTGTCAAGCCGTACCGCACGGGAACATCAGCGGTGCAGAATTACTTCCAGCACAAACTTGCTGCCGATATAGGCCAGGATCAGCGCGATAAAGCCGGCAAGCGTCCAGTGCGCGGCGGTGCGCCCGCGCCAGCCGTAGATTTTCCTGCCGCCCAAAAGCGCAGCGAAAATTCCCCAGGAAATGAAGGCGAATAGTGTCTTGTGCGTAAACGGCGCCGGCTTATGAAAGAGCTCTTCCGAAAACAGGATGCCGCTGATCAGCACCAGCGTCAAAAGGACGAACCCCACATTGATGATGCGGAAGAGCAGCGTCTCCATGGTGAGAAGCGGCGGCAGGCTGTTGAGCATAGCCGGCAAGGCGCCGAGATGCAGACGGCGTTCCACCAGCATCATCAGCACCGCGTGCAATGCGGCGATGGTAAGCAGGCCGTAGGCGAGCATGGACAGCAGGAAATGCACACGGAATGCCGGAAGCCCGGTGTTGGAAAGCATGTGTGTCGTGGGCAGGAGTAAGGGGGCGAGCACACACGCCGCGGCCAGGGGCAACACCAGCGCCTGCAGGCCTTCGAAGTTGTAAAAGAAGCTCACCAGCCAGTACAGCAGCACCGCCAGCCATAATATTGCAGACAGCGCATTGCCCACGCCGAGGTTCACGCCGGCGCCGGTGAAAGTGGAGTGATGGAGCAGCGCGCTGTGCAGAACAAATGGCACGAGAATCGCGAATCTTTCCCATTGCATCGGCGCGGCAACGCCGCCGGATTCGGGCGCGGCGAGCTGCCAGCGTGTGCGCCAGAAATGAAAACCCAGCAGGGCGTAAAGCAGGGCGATAATCAGATAAGGTAAAATGGCCGGCATGTACTGAAAAGATTGGTGTTTCTTTTTCCAGTCTACACCAACTGAATCTCCAAGGCATTAATCGGCGCCAACACCATGCTCGACAATCTTGCGCAACG
This portion of the Burkholderiales bacterium genome encodes:
- a CDS encoding HlyC/CorC family transporter, which produces MLLIISAFFSISETSMMALNRYRLRHLVQVGSRGAKLTSQLLAQTDKLLGVILLGNTLLNAAATTLSTIIAVQLFGDKEIVLGLSTVCITFMLLVFSEITPKIIGASQPERIALPASYLLTPLLKLSYPAVWIVNLFAKALLWLLRFKPAVEAHKLSLEELRTLVLEASHFIPQKHQSILLNLLELENITVNDVMTPRNHIEAVDIEAPQEVIRRQLATCYHTRLPVYQSQLDNIVGILHVRKALNLGLEQQFNAENLRGMLREAYFIPAGTPLFSQLQLFQENQDRLGLVVDEYGELMGLVTIEDIVEEIVGEFTTHSPAKSLMLHEQQDGSFLVEGGSLLRDLNRKLGLKLPLDGPKTLNGLILEHFRDIPETGTSLKIAGYPVEIVQTQDRVVKVVRFYPQQVIEPQ
- the ccsA gene encoding cytochrome c biogenesis protein CcsA, producing the protein MPAILPYLIIALLYALLGFHFWRTRWQLAAPESGGVAAPMQWERFAILVPFVLHSALLHHSTFTGAGVNLGVGNALSAILWLAVLLYWLVSFFYNFEGLQALVLPLAAACVLAPLLLPTTHMLSNTGLPAFRVHFLLSMLAYGLLTIAALHAVLMMLVERRLHLGALPAMLNSLPPLLTMETLLFRIINVGFVLLTLVLISGILFSEELFHKPAPFTHKTLFAFISWGIFAALLGGRKIYGWRGRTAAHWTLAGFIALILAYIGSKFVLEVILHR
- a CDS encoding type II secretion system F family protein encodes the protein MATAATAAAKKDVKELLFAWEGKDKSGKTISGQMKAGGEAVVRASLRRQGVQVTKVKRQRLGRGKVRDKDITLFTRQLATMMKSGVPLLQAFDIVGKGNSNPAVSKLLLDIKTDVETGSSLSQAFRKYPLYFDSLFCNLVGAGEAAGILDTLLDRLATYKEKILAIKSKIKSALFYPISIVVVAFIITAVIMIFVIPAFKDLFSGFGADLPTPTLVVMAISDFFVKYWYAIFGGIGFGLWFFFYTWKRSEKMQAFMDRLMLKLPVFGPLIQKATIARWTRTLSTMFAAGVPLVEALDSVAGAAGNFVYYEATKQIQSEVTTGTSLTVAMQNSRVFPNMVLQMVAIGEESGSLDSMLGKVADFFEGDVDDAVDALSSLMEPVIMVVLGTLIGGLVIAMYLPIFKMGQAV
- a CDS encoding ATPase, T2SS/T4P/T4SS family translates to MVATIQSSLSSLSSLARTLVQKGRLLPVDAEAIQAKAASSGIGFVEQLIQTNKIRAVEVCEFVSQTFGYPQLDLNAIDSGHFPKGVLDEKIMRGGRALPLFKRGNRLFVGLSDPTNLAVLDEIKFKTGLTVEPVAVEDDKLGPLINKAVESAEANIDKLVAQDSGSIGDLLGNLDEEVAEEGVGDDVSAAADNELVKLVNKIVVDAYNQGASDIHIEPRPGKQKTKIRFRKDGSLLPYIEVPSNYRQALIARIKIMCDLDISEKRKPQDGKIKFKKFGPLDVELRVATCPTQGGMEDVVMRILSAGKPIPIDNLGLNARNLKTLKEIVSKPYGFFLVCGPTGSGKTTTLHSVLSYLNTPETKIWTAEDPVEITQEGLRQVQMNPKAGLNFATAMRAFLRCDPDVIMVGEMRDKETVSIGIEASLTGHLVFATLHTNSAPESIVRLLDMGMDPFNFADALLGVLAQRLAKQICSSCKKAHVATADETKLLLMEYCEELKNTPVWQKDPNAAIKEIHGEWVKQFADNKGQFTLYEPVGCDNCSGTGYRGRIGLHELLVGTDMLKKNIQEHARVAEILVTALSEGMRTLKQDGIEKVLHGLTDMHQVRAVCIK